Below is a window of Leuconostoc gasicomitatum LMG 18811 DNA.
AAGTATTCAATTGATTTATTGAACCGTCAGTTCAAAACAAACTTGGTTTATGGTAAAGCAGTTAACCATTCTAACGCCTACCCATTGTTTAATAAGAAAGCGGATCCTAAGTTCATCAAAGCTGTTAACAAAGCAATGGCAGAATTAAAAGCGGATGGGACACTTAAAAAGTTAAGTAATCAATGGCTTAAGGGCGATTACGTACCGAAGGATTAACGGAGGTTTCAGATGAACTTTGATATAGGCTTTATATTTCAAGTTATGGGACAAATTATTCGTTATGTACCGATCACAATATACATGGCAGTAGTTAGTTTGATTATTGGTGGCATGTTGGGATTGGTGGTGGCACTAGTCAGATATTATAAAGTGCCGGGTTTGTCACAGTTATTTTCAATTGTGATTACGATTTTAAAAGGTGTTCCTCTTATTTTGGTATTTTTGGTTATCTTTTTGATCACATCTCAAAATTTCAACCATTTTGCTAAAGCAGTTGGTTGGCATGTCCGATATGGTGATTTACCAATGAGCGTTTTAGCTATTATTGGCCTATCTTTAATGGCTACAGTCGGATTGAGTGAAGCATTCCGAGGTGCATTTGAATCAGTTAAACAGGTACAATTTGATGCTGCACGTTCTTTGGGCATGACCCAATTACAAACGATTCGTCGTGTTTTGATACCTCAGACGATGCCTGTAGCATTACCGATGATCATTAATATGTTTATTAATTTGATTAAAGGGACAGCCATTGCCTCATTAGTGTCAGTTGTTGAAATTTTTTCGGCCGCCACGCAAGCTGCCAGTTCAAACTATAAGTATTTCGAAGCTTACATTGCAGCGGCGTTAATTTACTGGATGATGACTATCGTGATTGAACGCGGGGCAGTATTTCTAGAAGTGCGTATGGACAAGAAAATAAAGAGGTCTTGATCATGATTGAAGTTAAAGATGTCCACAAAAGTTTTAACGATAATGAAGTCATTAAAGGTGTCAGCCTATCACTCAATGAGGGGGAAGTAGTTACAATTTTGGGCCCTTCAGGTTCAGGAAAAACAACTTTTCTACGGTGTTTGAATTTTTTGGAAGAAGCAGATTCGGGCTCTATTACGGTTAATGATCACGAAGTGGTTTTTGGACAGGCGAGTGCAAATGATGTGTTACAGTTACGTCGAAGTATGGGGATGGTGTTTCAGAATTATGCCTTATTCTTAAACAAAACAGCAAAGCAAAATATCATGGAGCCGATGGTCATTGTACATGGTTACAGTACTCAGCAAGCCGAAGCACGTGCAGAAGAACTATTACGGGTTATTGGTTTACCAGATCATGGTGATTATTACCCTTCACAACTTTCTGGTGGTCAAAAGCAGCGAATAGGAATTGCGCGTGCCTTAGCTGTTCATCCTACAGTACTATTATTCGATGAACCAACCGCTGCGCTGGATCCGGAATTAGTCGGCGAAGTGCTTAAAGTTATGAAAGCAGTTAAAGATGCTGGTGTTGCCATGATTGTTGTGACACATGAAATGCAGTTTGCTTATGAGGTCAGTAATCGTGTTATTTTTATGGCTGATGGTGTCATTGTGGAAGAGGGTACCCCGCAACAAATATTTGAAAGCCCACAAGAAGCGCGTACGAAATCATTTTTGAACCGTTTCACTGTCAATTAATCTATTGTTTATTAGAAGGAGATTTGTTATATGTCAGAATTGCGTTATTCGTTTGCATCACGCGTGTCTAATTTAATCCCAAGCCCTCTGCGCGAACAGGCTAAGCATGTTCAAACGGCTGATGATTATATTAAATTAACCTATGGTTATCCAAGTAATCAAGCTTTTCCAATCGAAAAACTGGCCAAACTTTCTGATAAGATTTATCGTCAGCATGCAGTTGAATTTATGCAGTATGGTGAGACTGAAGGTATTCCGAAACTCCGAGAACAACTTAAGTCGCGCTTACATCAATACCAAAATTTAGATGTTGTTTCTAATGATATCCTAATCACGTCTGGATCAACTCAGGGGATGGATTTGGTATTTAAAATATTTGTTAACGAGGGGGATACAGTACTCACTGAAGAACAAACATTTATTGGTGCTGTCAATGCAATTAAGTCTTATGGTGGCCATGCACAAGGACTACCATTTGACATGACTAGCGGCTGCATTGATACTGAGGCTTTAGAAGCAACATTATCTGCTGACACGGCACATCGAATTAAGTTACTTTATTTGATTCCAACCTTTCAAAATCCAATTGGGACATCAATGTCTTTGGAGAAGCGACAAGAGGTTTACGATATTTGTCAGAAACATCAGGTCATGATTTATGAAGATGATCCATACGGTGATTTGCTTTATTCAGACATCGAATCAATTCCTAAAATCAAGTCGTTGGATACCACAGGAATTGTGATTTATGCGGGGTCTTTTTCAAAAATTTTAGCACCTGGGTCACGACTAGGCTACCTGCTGGCACCAAAGGCAGTATTTGATAAATTAGTATTGGTGAAGCAGGTGGCTGACTCGTTTGCTAATCTATACTGGCAGTATCTTGCTAGTCAGTTAATTGATGACTATGATTTTAATGAACATATTGCTTATTTGCGCCAATTATATAAGGTTAAGGCAGATGCCATGGTTGGTGCATTGCGAAAGTATGCGACAAAAGATATGACTTTTGTTGTACCTGATGGTGGTTACTTCATTTCTGTTAAACTCAATGATGATATAGATTCAAACGCTTTCTATGATGCATTAGATCAGCGCCATGTAGGTGTTATTCCTGGTAATGTTATGAGCGCAGCTGGCCAGGGCTATGAACGTTATTTTAGGTTGAATTTCACACTGCCATCGGTAGAAGAAATTGAAACGGGCATTCAACGCATTGCACAAGCAGCAGCCGTTGCTAAAGTAAAACAGTAAATGGTATTTTGAAGTAGGGAGAAATTGTATATGAAAATACTTTTCTATAATGTAGCAGATATAGAAAAAAGCTTCATTGATCAGTGGGCTAAAAGCAATAATGTCACAGTCAAAACACTATCTGTATCAATTGATTACAACAACATCGAATTAACACGTGATTATGATGCTGTTGTATTTTATCCAGGGAAAGCATTTCTAACCGATGAAAATTTGTATGTTCAGCTAGTTCAAAATGGGATGAAACAAATTTCAGTTAAATCAACGGGTTATGATAATATTAATTTTACCTTTGCTGAAAAATACCATCTTAGTATCACCAATGTCCCTAACTACTCACCTGAATCAGTGGCGCACTTTACCATTATGTCGATCGTTATGTTGCTACGTCATATACCAATATATTTATATCAACGGCAAGTAGCTCACAGAAAAGATTTTATTGGACAAGAATTGACCGATTTGACCATTGGTATATATGGTGCAGGTCGGTTAGGTAGTTTAGTTGCAAAAACGTTAAAATACATGGGAGCCCGTGTGCTGGTTCATTCACGTACGAATAAACCTGAACTTGAACAATTAGGCATTGAAAGTGTTGATTTTAAAACATTATTAACAGCCAGTGATGTGATTAGTATTCATGTGCCACTCAACGAAAAGACTCACCATCTATTTGATTTTGATAATTTGAGTTTGATGAAACAAGATGCCATGTTAGTTAATACGGCGCGTGGTAGTATCATCGATACAAATGCATTAATCGATCATCTACAGCAAGGGAAATTTAAAGGTGTGGCACTTGATGCGCTGGAAGATGAAGAATTTTTTGAAATAACAGCTAATCCATATTATCAGGCACTCATGGCATTTGATAATGTCTTGATAACGCCACACATTGCTTATTTCACACAAGCAGCCGTACGTGACATCGCAATTACTGCCTTAGAAAATGCACGTGATATTGTGATGAACGGTGAGTCAGAAAACATAGTTTTGAACTAGGAGGCTAGCCATGAGTTTTATTGAAATTAAAGACGTGCATAAATCTTTTTATCAAAAAGAAATTTTAAAAGGTATTGATCTCACGCTTCACAAGGGTGAGGTTATTGTCATTCTAGGACCATCAGGTTCGGGTAAAACAACTTTTTTAAGATGTTTAAACACCTTGGAACAGGCTGATAAAGGTCAAATTAAAATTAACGATGTGACCAAGGATTTTACGAAAAAAGATCGTCGTAACACGCGCGATTTGATTTTGAAAACAGCAATGGTTTTTCAAGGACATGCACTTTTCAATAATATGACTGTACTGCAGAATGTCATTGAGGGATTGGTCCATGTTAAAAAAACGCCTCACCAGGAAGCTGTCAAGATTGGGTTAGCAATGTTAGAAAAAGTTGGGCTATCTGATCGTGCGGATTATTATCCGGTGCAGCTGTCTGGTGGGCAACAACAGCGTGCGGGTATTGCTCGTGCCATGGCGATGAAACCAGAATTGTTATTATTTGATGAACCAACTAGTGCATTGGATCCGGAGTTAGTTGGTGAAGTGCTATCGGCTATGAAAGAATTAGCACAAGAAGGTCATACTATGATTGTTGTCACACACGAAATGCAATTTGCTTATGAAGTAGCAGACCGTGTTCTCTATATGGAAGGCGGAATAGTGGTTGAGGAAGGGACACCACAAGCTATATTTAATACGCCACAAGATGAGCGGACAAAGAAGTTTTTGGCACGTTTATCCGGTAAAAATTTTGATGATATTGAACTGGTAGAAGCATGATGCAATCTAAACAAGGATGTGTTAGTGAAACAACTGATACGGAGAAAGTGTCAGAAAATGGACAGGCAACACGCCTTTTTTCTAAGGATATGATGTTGCTAATGGTCATTAATTTTTTGGTCATGACAGCTGTGACAACGCAGATGGGTACTTTACCTTTATATGTCACACGACTAGGTGGGAATGCTGTGATGTCAGGGCTAGTTGTTGGTATTTGGGGACTAGCGGCGTTAGCTGCGCGGATACCTGTTGGCAAATTGATTGACAGTTATGGGCGTAAGCAACTAGTATTGATTGGCATAGGCATATTAGTGATTGATTTTTCAATGTTGATTTTTGTGAGCACCATTGTGAGTTTAATTATATTACGCGCGGTGCAAGGCATAGGTAATGGGACACAATCAACCGCAGTAGCGACACTAGTGGCTGATAAAATACCAAAAGAAAAATTATCGATTGGACTAGGATATTTCAGTATTTCACAAACTTTACCAGCAGCAATTGGCCCAGCAATTGGGCTGATGATTGTTGAAAATTTAGGATTTCAGTCACTTTTTTATTTTAGCTTGTTACTTGTTAGTCTAGCATTTCTACTAACCTTATTCATCAAAGATAGCTATGATGGCCATACACAAGTTCAAAAAACAAAACAAGTCAGAACTGGGTTTAAGGCACTGATTCGATTACAAAGTATCTGGGTGCCTAGTTTGTTGATTTTTATTGTTTCTTTTGCAAATGCTGCTGTAGCAGCATTTTTGATTCAATTTGGGGAACAAAAAAACTTGTCGCCAGCTGTTGTTGGTTTGAGTTTCACTGCGCAAGCCGTTATAGGTGCATTAGCCAGGATTTGGTTTGGTAGGATGTATCTGTATTTTAAATCATTTGTGTTGATTTTAGCTGGGATTGTCATGATTGCTGCAGCCTACATATGTATTGCATTTGGTGACACAATTGAATTACTATTGTTAGCGGGGGCACTAGATGGTTTGGGATTTGCCTTGTTAATGCCATTGATGAATGCCGTTGTTTTACGTGATGTGACTTCAGAACAGCGTGGCCGTGCAACAGCTATTTTTTCATCTGGGACAGACGTGGCATATGGTTTAGGTGCTTTGGTGTGGGGAATTGTTGTGAGCTTAATTGGTTTTCAGGGGATGTATCTCTGCACAACGCTAGTCGTTTTAGCTACTTTAGGACTTGTTTTGACTCATCGTCAGTTGCTGAGTTAGAGGTTGATAGGACATTAAAAAAACTCAGCACTGTTAGATAAAATATGAAATGAACCCGATAACCTGGATACTTATTCTTTCCAAGTTATCGGGTTTTAATATAGTTAAATTAAAAAATAAAAATTGTTAACAATTGGTTATTAGGAATTGATGGGCAAAATCCACTAGATGAAAAGTATCGAATAGCAAGTTGAAGAATGATTGGTGACTTGTTTAATGAATTCATTCTCAGTTTCAATAATCGTCGTATAAAAAACAACCTCAATGGTCGTTCACCGGCGCAATGCCATAGAACGACTACTGAAATTGTTGATTAATTATTTTAGCCACTTTTAATCAGTGATTATTCTAAAATTATTAATATTTACAGCTGATACTGAGTCATTCGGACAACAATGCTTTCATAGTTGATTGCTGTAAAATAGCAATTAAATCATGAATTGTGGTTAGTGGTTCAGTTTGGTTGGTTAACAACCATTCCCGCCAAATATTATAAACACCTGCGCTCACAGGTTCTGTTGCAAAGTTTTTCTGATAATCTAATTTTAGTGTACAATAGTTTAAAAAGCGATTAGGAGATAAAGAAGATGGCCCATTTTAAAGGGAAACAATTCCAAAAAGAGGTGATTTATTGTCGCTGTAGGGCTTTATCTTCGTTATCCTTTGAGTTATCGCCAATTTCAAGAGCTATTAGCTGAACGTGGTATCCATGTCAGTCACACCACGATTATGCGTTGGGTGAAAGAATATAGTCAAATTCTCTATCAAATCTGGAAGAAAAAGAATAGGAAGTCCTTCTATTCGTGGAAGATGGATGAAACCTATATTAAAATCAAAGGAAAGTGGCACTATCTCTATCGTGCGATTGATGGCAAAGGTATGAGTATGACCTTAATATCTGGTTGAGGAAACGACGAGACACTACATCCGCTTATGCCTTCTTTAAGCGTTTATACAAGCAGTTTGGCGAACCAAGAGTGATTGTGACGGATAAAGCACAA
It encodes the following:
- a CDS encoding amino acid ABC transporter ATP-binding protein, whose amino-acid sequence is MSFIEIKDVHKSFYQKEILKGIDLTLHKGEVIVILGPSGSGKTTFLRCLNTLEQADKGQIKINDVTKDFTKKDRRNTRDLILKTAMVFQGHALFNNMTVLQNVIEGLVHVKKTPHQEAVKIGLAMLEKVGLSDRADYYPVQLSGGQQQRAGIARAMAMKPELLLFDEPTSALDPELVGEVLSAMKELAQEGHTMIVVTHEMQFAYEVADRVLYMEGGIVVEEGTPQAIFNTPQDERTKKFLARLSGKNFDDIELVEA
- a CDS encoding MFS transporter — protein: MQSKQGCVSETTDTEKVSENGQATRLFSKDMMLLMVINFLVMTAVTTQMGTLPLYVTRLGGNAVMSGLVVGIWGLAALAARIPVGKLIDSYGRKQLVLIGIGILVIDFSMLIFVSTIVSLIILRAVQGIGNGTQSTAVATLVADKIPKEKLSIGLGYFSISQTLPAAIGPAIGLMIVENLGFQSLFYFSLLLVSLAFLLTLFIKDSYDGHTQVQKTKQVRTGFKALIRLQSIWVPSLLIFIVSFANAAVAAFLIQFGEQKNLSPAVVGLSFTAQAVIGALARIWFGRMYLYFKSFVLILAGIVMIAAAYICIAFGDTIELLLLAGALDGLGFALLMPLMNAVVLRDVTSEQRGRATAIFSSGTDVAYGLGALVWGIVVSLIGFQGMYLCTTLVVLATLGLVLTHRQLLS
- a CDS encoding PLP-dependent aminotransferase family protein codes for the protein MSELRYSFASRVSNLIPSPLREQAKHVQTADDYIKLTYGYPSNQAFPIEKLAKLSDKIYRQHAVEFMQYGETEGIPKLREQLKSRLHQYQNLDVVSNDILITSGSTQGMDLVFKIFVNEGDTVLTEEQTFIGAVNAIKSYGGHAQGLPFDMTSGCIDTEALEATLSADTAHRIKLLYLIPTFQNPIGTSMSLEKRQEVYDICQKHQVMIYEDDPYGDLLYSDIESIPKIKSLDTTGIVIYAGSFSKILAPGSRLGYLLAPKAVFDKLVLVKQVADSFANLYWQYLASQLIDDYDFNEHIAYLRQLYKVKADAMVGALRKYATKDMTFVVPDGGYFISVKLNDDIDSNAFYDALDQRHVGVIPGNVMSAAGQGYERYFRLNFTLPSVEEIETGIQRIAQAAAVAKVKQ
- a CDS encoding NAD(P)-dependent oxidoreductase, yielding MKILFYNVADIEKSFIDQWAKSNNVTVKTLSVSIDYNNIELTRDYDAVVFYPGKAFLTDENLYVQLVQNGMKQISVKSTGYDNINFTFAEKYHLSITNVPNYSPESVAHFTIMSIVMLLRHIPIYLYQRQVAHRKDFIGQELTDLTIGIYGAGRLGSLVAKTLKYMGARVLVHSRTNKPELEQLGIESVDFKTLLTASDVISIHVPLNEKTHHLFDFDNLSLMKQDAMLVNTARGSIIDTNALIDHLQQGKFKGVALDALEDEEFFEITANPYYQALMAFDNVLITPHIAYFTQAAVRDIAITALENARDIVMNGESENIVLN
- a CDS encoding amino acid ABC transporter ATP-binding protein; protein product: MIEVKDVHKSFNDNEVIKGVSLSLNEGEVVTILGPSGSGKTTFLRCLNFLEEADSGSITVNDHEVVFGQASANDVLQLRRSMGMVFQNYALFLNKTAKQNIMEPMVIVHGYSTQQAEARAEELLRVIGLPDHGDYYPSQLSGGQKQRIGIARALAVHPTVLLFDEPTAALDPELVGEVLKVMKAVKDAGVAMIVVTHEMQFAYEVSNRVIFMADGVIVEEGTPQQIFESPQEARTKSFLNRFTVN
- a CDS encoding amino acid ABC transporter permease — protein: MNFDIGFIFQVMGQIIRYVPITIYMAVVSLIIGGMLGLVVALVRYYKVPGLSQLFSIVITILKGVPLILVFLVIFLITSQNFNHFAKAVGWHVRYGDLPMSVLAIIGLSLMATVGLSEAFRGAFESVKQVQFDAARSLGMTQLQTIRRVLIPQTMPVALPMIINMFINLIKGTAIASLVSVVEIFSAATQAASSNYKYFEAYIAAALIYWMMTIVIERGAVFLEVRMDKKIKRS